In Reichenbachiella agarivorans, one genomic interval encodes:
- the pelA gene encoding pectate lyase, producing MKFIYPLLVLVTVSVTPIFAQTQGEDFLNMSWKDVATKMPSEWYGTEQAKAVAENVLMGQRDIGGWPKNQSYHHVLTKSERVQVLNDKTKVGATFDNGATITELKFLAKVYAQFEDARYHQAFMRGLDYIFESQYDNGGWPQFYPVREGKSVAYSAYITYNDDAMVSVMAFLYDIVTGHSLFKPLQIHEDTKVKAQEAFDQGVMCILNTQIVINGQATVWCAQHDHVTLAPAKAREYELPSFSGSESVGITRLLMEIDNPSQAVITAVNAAIHWFETHKIEGVRLEKVVEEDGRKNLLAIADPAATPLWARFYDLETEEPFFCDRDGIKREALSDISYERRNGYRWYVDSPVRLLKEYAEWSAKWN from the coding sequence ATGAAATTCATTTACCCATTGTTAGTATTAGTTACTGTTTCTGTCACGCCCATTTTTGCCCAAACTCAAGGCGAGGACTTTCTCAACATGAGCTGGAAGGATGTTGCCACCAAGATGCCATCAGAATGGTATGGCACGGAGCAAGCCAAAGCTGTTGCGGAAAATGTGTTGATGGGACAGAGGGATATAGGAGGATGGCCCAAAAATCAATCTTATCACCATGTCCTTACCAAATCCGAAAGGGTACAAGTTCTAAATGACAAGACCAAAGTAGGAGCGACCTTTGACAATGGTGCCACCATTACCGAACTGAAATTCCTCGCTAAAGTCTACGCTCAATTCGAGGACGCACGTTATCACCAAGCATTTATGAGAGGGCTGGATTACATATTTGAGTCACAATATGACAATGGGGGCTGGCCTCAGTTTTATCCTGTCAGAGAAGGAAAAAGTGTTGCTTATTCGGCCTACATCACATACAACGATGATGCTATGGTTAGTGTCATGGCCTTTCTTTATGATATCGTCACAGGGCACTCATTATTCAAACCCTTGCAAATCCATGAAGACACCAAAGTCAAGGCTCAGGAAGCATTTGATCAAGGAGTCATGTGTATTTTGAATACACAAATAGTGATCAACGGTCAGGCTACTGTATGGTGTGCACAGCATGATCACGTCACCTTGGCACCTGCCAAGGCACGTGAGTATGAATTGCCGTCCTTTAGTGGTTCAGAATCAGTCGGTATCACGCGGTTGTTGATGGAGATAGATAATCCCTCCCAAGCAGTGATCACTGCTGTAAATGCGGCAATACATTGGTTTGAAACGCACAAGATAGAAGGGGTCAGGTTAGAAAAAGTTGTAGAAGAAGACGGGAGAAAGAATTTGCTAGCGATAGCAGACCCTGCAGCAACTCCTCTTTGGGCACGTTTTTATGATTTGGAGACAGAAGAGCCCTTCTTTTGTGATCGCGATGGAATCAAACGCGAGGCACTGTCAGATATCAGTTATGAGCGACGAAATGGCTATAGATGGTACGTAGATTCTCCAGTCAGATTGTTGAAGGAATACGCAGAGTGGAGTGCCAAATGGAACTAG
- a CDS encoding glycoside hydrolase family 28 protein: MKKDMKSLLGYGLVLTMLLSQSCEQKSVQTVTVVDETAVLYEGLEFDMPKVQAPTFADYEVSIVDFGAVGDGLTENSAAINKAITQVAEHGGGQVTIPFGIWLTGPITLQSNVNLHTERGALVQFSDDFDLYPIVEISFEGLETYRCLSPIHGKNLTNVAITGQGVFDGAGDSWRPVKKSKLTEAQWKEFVRRKGVLSDDEQTWYPSEKSKKGDTAGNFNVPDLNSLAEFEEVKDFLRPVMVSIISSDKVLLDGPTFQNSPAWNLHPLMCENVILRNLTIRNPWYSQNGDGVDLESCKNVLIYNNSFDVGDDAICFKSGKDEDGLKRGIPTENVIVRDNIVYHGHGGFVIGSEMSGGVKNVQVSHCTFIGTDCGLRFKSTRGRGGVVEDIYISDIDMINVGAEAIRFNLFYGGESPVASDGSVGKEMVASDKVEVSVTTPSFKNIYIRDVRSTGSGIAAYFQGLPEMKLKNIQLENVMLEAERGITLIDADAISFKNVSIKQEKGSAITAFNTTGLTLDGLLIESESKDSPIQVYGKETRNFVLSNSLVTDKDVLIGNEVDLKTIDVN, from the coding sequence ATGAAGAAAGATATGAAAAGTCTGCTAGGATATGGATTGGTCCTCACGATGCTTTTGAGCCAATCTTGTGAACAAAAGTCAGTGCAAACAGTCACAGTGGTAGACGAAACAGCCGTACTGTACGAGGGGCTAGAGTTTGATATGCCGAAAGTGCAGGCTCCTACTTTTGCTGATTATGAAGTAAGCATAGTTGATTTTGGAGCTGTGGGTGATGGACTCACCGAAAACAGTGCAGCCATCAACAAAGCAATCACGCAAGTTGCTGAGCATGGAGGAGGGCAAGTCACCATTCCTTTTGGGATTTGGCTCACGGGTCCTATTACCTTGCAGAGCAATGTCAATTTGCATACAGAGCGAGGGGCGTTGGTGCAATTTTCAGATGACTTTGATTTGTATCCTATTGTAGAGATCAGTTTTGAGGGATTGGAAACCTATCGTTGTTTGTCGCCCATCCATGGCAAGAACCTGACCAATGTGGCTATTACTGGACAAGGGGTATTTGATGGCGCAGGAGATTCGTGGCGACCTGTGAAGAAAAGCAAATTGACTGAGGCTCAGTGGAAAGAATTTGTTCGCAGAAAGGGTGTGTTGAGTGACGATGAACAGACTTGGTATCCTAGTGAAAAATCTAAAAAGGGCGATACGGCGGGTAACTTCAATGTGCCTGATTTGAATTCATTGGCTGAATTTGAGGAGGTAAAGGATTTTTTAAGACCTGTCATGGTCAGCATCATCAGCAGCGACAAAGTACTGTTGGACGGCCCTACTTTTCAAAATTCTCCCGCATGGAATCTACACCCACTCATGTGCGAAAATGTCATCTTGAGGAATTTGACCATTCGCAATCCCTGGTATTCACAAAATGGAGATGGTGTGGATCTGGAGTCATGCAAGAATGTCTTGATTTACAACAATTCATTTGATGTAGGAGATGATGCGATTTGCTTCAAATCTGGCAAAGATGAAGATGGGTTGAAAAGAGGCATTCCTACCGAAAATGTGATCGTCAGAGACAACATCGTCTATCATGGTCACGGTGGTTTTGTGATCGGCAGTGAAATGTCAGGTGGCGTCAAGAATGTCCAGGTATCTCACTGTACCTTCATAGGGACAGATTGTGGTCTGAGATTCAAAAGTACCAGAGGTCGCGGAGGGGTTGTCGAGGATATTTACATATCGGACATAGATATGATCAATGTAGGTGCAGAAGCCATTCGATTCAATTTGTTTTATGGTGGAGAATCTCCAGTAGCATCTGATGGCAGTGTTGGCAAAGAAATGGTAGCTAGTGACAAGGTAGAAGTCTCAGTCACAACCCCATCATTCAAGAATATCTATATCAGAGATGTACGATCTACTGGATCAGGTATTGCGGCGTATTTTCAGGGATTGCCTGAGATGAAATTGAAAAATATTCAGTTGGAGAATGTCATGCTGGAGGCGGAACGTGGGATTACACTCATCGATGCAGATGCGATTTCATTCAAAAATGTATCGATCAAACAAGAAAAGGGATCAGCCATTACGGCTTTCAATACGACAGGTTTGACGCTAGATGGCCTGTTGATAGAATCTGAATCAAAGGATTCTCCTATACAGGTATATGGCAAAGAAACCAGAAATTTTGTATTGAGTAACTCCTTGGTGACTGACAAAGATGTGTTGATTGGCAATGAAGTCGATTTGAAGACGATTGATGTGAATTGA
- a CDS encoding alpha/beta hydrolase, whose protein sequence is MGLFSLLSQSLLAQDFPRDTSYTTHSAYLKYQKEYPQIEIVKAKMDSSITIQRDVVYHHIGDRALHLDLYAQAISKERRLPLIVLIHGGGWVSGDRSMLEPMAMRMAHESFATATVEYRLSPEEQYPAAVQDIKLAIRWLKWHADELGIDSSRVAVLGSSAGGQLATLVGYSDGFAKFELANTDIPASSKVQAVIDIDGILAFHHPESKEGKVAGLWIGGTYEQVPTLWEEASALSHAGAGDPPTLFINSSFPRFHAGQDDVIKIFNHYDIDTEVCQIENSPHSFWLFDPWFERTVDSVLVFLNQVFPSENDNDDSRK, encoded by the coding sequence GTGGGACTTTTTTCGTTGTTGAGTCAATCGCTCTTGGCGCAGGATTTTCCTAGAGATACATCCTATACCACCCACAGTGCCTATCTCAAATACCAAAAAGAATATCCACAAATAGAGATAGTCAAAGCTAAAATGGACAGTTCCATCACTATTCAAAGAGATGTAGTTTATCACCATATTGGAGACAGAGCATTACACTTAGACCTGTATGCTCAAGCGATCTCGAAGGAGCGCAGACTTCCCCTCATCGTATTGATTCATGGTGGAGGTTGGGTCTCTGGTGATCGGTCGATGCTGGAGCCGATGGCGATGCGGATGGCTCATGAATCTTTTGCGACAGCTACTGTTGAGTACAGGTTATCACCAGAGGAACAATACCCCGCCGCGGTGCAGGACATCAAATTGGCTATCCGTTGGCTCAAATGGCATGCCGATGAACTGGGGATAGATAGTTCGCGAGTGGCGGTATTGGGGAGCTCGGCTGGTGGACAACTGGCTACATTGGTAGGGTACTCTGATGGATTTGCCAAGTTTGAGCTGGCCAACACGGATATACCAGCTAGTTCGAAAGTGCAAGCAGTCATAGATATTGATGGGATATTGGCTTTTCATCATCCCGAATCAAAAGAGGGCAAAGTGGCGGGATTGTGGATAGGAGGGACTTATGAGCAAGTCCCGACACTTTGGGAGGAAGCCTCTGCCTTGTCTCATGCTGGAGCAGGTGATCCTCCTACGTTGTTTATCAATAGTTCTTTTCCGCGTTTTCATGCGGGACAAGATGATGTGATCAAGATTTTTAATCATTATGACATTGATACAGAGGTATGTCAGATAGAAAATTCCCCTCACTCTTTTTGGCTTTTTGATCCTTGGTTTGAACGAACGGTTGATTCGGTATTGGTTTTTTTGAATCAGGTTTTTCCCTCAGAGAACGATAATGATGATTCGCGCAAGTGA
- a CDS encoding RagB/SusD family nutrient uptake outer membrane protein, which yields MKNIFSIIILALVFLVGCDSFLEEDNRSNVTAEDFYITEEGYEALVNATYSSLRALYGQDPWLFESGTDLYTDGRNPSPVGLADYTQLNANAEGVDYIYLNAYVSIQRANTALHYASLTEVTDNLERDIAEMKFIRANAYFLLVQTYGGVALITELVDKAITKFDRAEASDVYALIIQDLEEALPAVPNGAFEGRITQRAVQDMLAKVHLTRAYESFGDANDFATAAAYADAAIADQTLNLSFEELWTPGNEMNEEILFSVQFDATSISTDPTELGHQQQNYFGSYTGGKEIAGQAPFKTYNLCPTRFALDLFEQGDERWEGTFMTTVYERYFDYFQVEDLTTKDVAHFYEPFWYTTADSTAYMSALTPEQAAKISYHSYGTFDPEGGNITGNYATIIVKKFDDPKSLFAEGNSSASTRDFIVSRLGETYLIAAEAYLGANNTTNALVRINEVRRRAGVADLTAIDIDVILDERGKELMGEYKRWFDLKRTGKLVERASAHNPQITAASFVGNGGVQKILRPIPQSALDLNQNPDFKQNPAYSK from the coding sequence ATGAAAAATATATTTTCGATAATCATATTGGCATTGGTCTTTCTAGTAGGGTGTGATAGCTTTCTGGAAGAAGATAACAGGTCAAATGTCACCGCAGAGGATTTTTATATCACAGAAGAAGGGTATGAAGCATTGGTCAATGCAACTTATTCTTCGTTGAGAGCTCTATATGGACAAGATCCATGGTTGTTTGAGTCTGGCACAGATTTGTACACAGATGGCCGTAACCCATCACCAGTAGGGCTGGCAGATTATACACAATTGAATGCAAATGCAGAGGGAGTGGATTATATCTATCTCAATGCCTATGTATCCATTCAGAGAGCCAATACGGCACTACATTATGCTTCATTAACAGAAGTGACCGACAATCTAGAAAGAGATATTGCAGAGATGAAATTTATCCGAGCAAATGCCTATTTCCTATTGGTTCAGACTTACGGTGGTGTTGCTTTGATTACGGAGTTGGTTGATAAGGCGATTACCAAGTTTGATAGAGCTGAGGCTTCTGATGTCTATGCATTGATTATTCAGGATTTGGAGGAGGCACTGCCTGCAGTACCTAATGGAGCTTTTGAAGGAAGAATTACTCAGAGAGCCGTACAGGATATGTTGGCCAAAGTACATTTGACAAGAGCCTATGAGTCTTTTGGAGATGCAAATGATTTTGCGACTGCCGCTGCTTATGCAGATGCTGCTATCGCAGATCAGACTTTGAATCTTTCATTCGAAGAGCTTTGGACGCCAGGTAATGAGATGAACGAAGAGATTCTATTTTCTGTACAATTTGATGCAACAAGCATCAGCACTGATCCGACAGAGTTAGGACACCAGCAACAGAATTATTTCGGTTCTTATACTGGAGGGAAGGAAATTGCCGGACAAGCTCCATTCAAGACATATAATTTGTGCCCAACCAGATTCGCCTTGGATTTGTTTGAGCAAGGTGATGAAAGGTGGGAAGGCACTTTTATGACTACAGTGTACGAGAGATACTTTGATTACTTCCAAGTAGAAGATCTCACTACCAAAGATGTAGCTCATTTTTACGAACCATTTTGGTATACCACAGCTGATAGTACTGCATATATGAGTGCTTTGACTCCTGAGCAGGCTGCTAAGATTTCTTATCACAGTTATGGTACATTCGATCCAGAGGGTGGAAACATCACTGGAAACTATGCGACAATCATTGTAAAGAAATTTGATGATCCTAAGTCTTTGTTTGCTGAGGGTAACTCAAGTGCTAGTACGAGAGATTTCATTGTGTCTAGATTGGGTGAGACTTATTTGATAGCAGCAGAAGCTTATTTAGGAGCCAACAATACGACCAATGCTTTGGTAAGAATCAACGAGGTGCGTAGAAGAGCTGGTGTTGCAGATTTGACTGCCATTGATATTGATGTGATTTTGGACGAAAGAGGCAAAGAATTGATGGGAGAATACAAGAGATGGTTTGACCTGAAGAGAACAGGCAAGTTGGTAGAGAGAGCTTCTGCCCACAATCCACAAATTACAGCAGCAAGCTTTGTTGGAAATGGGGGTGTTCAGAAAATTCTGAGACCTATTCCTCAATCTGCACTGGATTTGAATCAGAATCCAGATTTTAAGCAGAATCCAGCTTACTCAAAATAA
- a CDS encoding glycoside hydrolase family 88/105 protein, protein MTLIKKHIYIALLYFAACTPTAEQKQESKGTVAEESVPTYIRMADSELQRNPDPRLIDFREVPKWEYTNGLVCSAILKVYEKTGDEKYLNYVKFYLDSMINEDGSIKTYKKSDYNIDRVNSGKALMEVYDLNKTEKYRKALDTLRAQMEDQPRTSEGGFWHKKIYPNQMWLDGLYMGSPFLAQYAVEFDEPALFDEVAKQIYLVDKYTYDADKQLYYHGWDESREQRWSNPETGVSPEFWGRAMGWYAMALVDVLDFIPQDHPKRPEIIQILNKLVKGIVKYQDASGLWWQVLDKANQEGNYLETSCSSMFAYAMLKAVKMSYIDQSYLANALKAYEGITENNIVENENGTISLTNVCAVAGLGGDPYRDASYQYYVSEPKRDNDPKGVGPYIMAALLYEELKPRQ, encoded by the coding sequence ATGACATTAATTAAGAAACATATATATATCGCTCTTCTCTATTTTGCAGCTTGCACACCTACTGCTGAGCAAAAGCAAGAAAGTAAGGGTACTGTGGCTGAGGAGTCTGTCCCGACATACATTCGTATGGCTGATTCAGAATTGCAAAGAAATCCAGACCCACGTTTGATCGACTTCAGAGAGGTTCCCAAATGGGAATATACCAATGGCCTGGTCTGTTCGGCCATCCTGAAAGTGTACGAAAAAACAGGTGATGAAAAATATTTGAACTACGTCAAGTTCTACCTAGACTCCATGATCAACGAAGATGGAAGTATAAAAACCTATAAGAAATCGGATTATAACATAGATCGTGTCAATTCTGGCAAAGCATTGATGGAAGTTTATGACCTGAACAAAACAGAAAAGTACCGTAAAGCGCTGGATACGCTCCGGGCTCAGATGGAAGATCAACCCAGAACCTCTGAGGGTGGATTTTGGCACAAGAAAATCTATCCTAATCAAATGTGGTTGGATGGATTGTACATGGGTTCTCCATTCTTGGCTCAGTATGCAGTGGAATTTGACGAACCTGCTTTGTTTGACGAGGTTGCCAAGCAAATTTACCTAGTTGACAAGTACACCTATGATGCAGACAAGCAGCTCTATTACCATGGCTGGGATGAGAGTCGTGAACAGCGATGGTCAAATCCTGAAACGGGTGTTTCTCCCGAATTTTGGGGTCGTGCGATGGGCTGGTATGCGATGGCATTGGTAGATGTATTGGATTTTATACCTCAAGATCACCCAAAGAGACCAGAGATCATCCAGATACTCAATAAGCTAGTGAAAGGAATCGTGAAGTACCAAGATGCTTCGGGTTTGTGGTGGCAAGTATTGGACAAGGCCAATCAAGAAGGCAATTATTTGGAGACCTCTTGCTCTAGCATGTTTGCTTATGCAATGCTCAAGGCCGTCAAGATGAGCTACATCGATCAGTCATATTTGGCGAATGCCCTGAAAGCCTACGAGGGTATCACCGAAAACAACATAGTAGAAAATGAGAACGGCACTATCAGTCTGACCAATGTATGTGCAGTAGCGGGTTTGGGAGGAGATCCGTACAGAGATGCATCATACCAGTACTATGTGTCTGAACCCAAGAGAGACAACGATCCGAAGGGAGTAGGACCATATATTATGGCTGCTTTGCTTTATGAAGAGTTAAAACCACGACAGTAA
- a CDS encoding pectinesterase family protein: MKFTTLIVFMFLITVPVWAQLSSYDYVVSQDGSGDFVTVQEALDAVPDIRNHVTRILIKNGIYKEKLVLSGSKTNVFLIGEDKMRTVLTHDDYADKLNQFGERIGTSGSSSFYIYGDGFRAQNITFENSSGPVGQAVAVRVDADQVVFDNCRFLGFQDTLYPHGKNSRQYYRQCYIEGTTDFIFGWSTAVFEDCEIFSKKGGQYITAASTEQGQSFGFVFLNCHLTGDAPSGTVYLGRPWRDYAKTVYVNCEMDQHIHSQGWHNWGKTHAETTAYYAEYQSTGIGANTNNRANWTHQLTDAQAKDYELTKIFDGWNPNEEKSVEP, from the coding sequence ATGAAATTCACGACATTGATAGTCTTTATGTTTTTGATAACTGTGCCTGTTTGGGCTCAGTTATCTTCTTATGATTATGTAGTGTCTCAGGACGGGTCAGGTGATTTTGTCACGGTACAGGAGGCGCTAGATGCAGTGCCTGATATTCGAAACCACGTCACGAGAATTTTGATCAAAAATGGTATCTACAAAGAGAAATTGGTACTATCGGGTTCTAAAACCAATGTCTTTTTGATCGGAGAGGACAAGATGCGTACTGTGTTGACCCATGACGACTATGCAGACAAGCTCAATCAGTTTGGTGAAAGAATAGGTACCTCAGGCTCTTCTAGTTTCTATATATATGGAGATGGGTTTAGGGCGCAGAACATAACCTTTGAAAATTCATCTGGACCAGTAGGTCAGGCGGTAGCGGTCAGAGTCGATGCAGACCAGGTTGTGTTTGACAATTGTCGCTTTTTGGGATTCCAAGATACGCTCTACCCTCATGGCAAGAATTCGAGGCAGTATTATCGTCAATGCTACATAGAAGGCACGACAGATTTTATTTTCGGATGGTCTACAGCAGTGTTTGAGGATTGTGAGATTTTTTCCAAAAAGGGAGGGCAATACATCACAGCAGCCAGTACCGAACAAGGGCAATCCTTTGGATTTGTTTTCCTCAATTGTCATTTGACGGGAGATGCTCCTTCTGGGACGGTGTATCTCGGGCGACCGTGGCGGGATTATGCCAAGACGGTATATGTGAATTGCGAAATGGATCAACATATACATTCGCAAGGCTGGCACAATTGGGGCAAGACGCACGCTGAGACTACGGCATACTATGCCGAATACCAATCAACAGGAATAGGTGCCAATACAAATAATAGAGCCAATTGGACGCATCAGTTGACTGATGCGCAGGCCAAAGATTATGAGTTAACCAAAATATTTGATGGATGGAATCCAAACGAAGAGAAAAGTGTGGAGCCATGA
- a CDS encoding cupin domain-containing protein, which translates to MRRLAYILLGIAMGFSVHAQEYSLGNCVNELDLDKAVIKDSGYQYWFIGKEFLDGRTLKMSVVKPDKSTHPPHRHEEDEMFYILEGKASFYLDGKTIIVGPHTSLYCPSMSEHGLKNVGKQELKYLVIKKYQQK; encoded by the coding sequence ATGAGAAGACTAGCATACATTTTACTAGGTATAGCGATGGGATTTAGCGTCCACGCGCAAGAATATAGCTTGGGCAATTGCGTCAATGAACTGGACTTGGACAAGGCAGTAATCAAAGACAGTGGATACCAGTATTGGTTCATCGGCAAGGAGTTTTTGGATGGCCGCACGCTCAAGATGAGTGTTGTGAAACCAGATAAATCTACCCACCCACCACATCGCCATGAGGAGGACGAAATGTTTTATATCCTAGAAGGGAAGGCATCATTTTATCTAGATGGCAAAACCATCATAGTAGGCCCTCATACAAGTCTGTACTGTCCGTCTATGTCGGAGCATGGATTGAAAAACGTAGGTAAGCAAGAACTCAAATATCTGGTAATAAAAAAATATCAACAGAAATAA
- a CDS encoding DUF4861 domain-containing protein, producing the protein MTKDRKTFLKNITWAVVGACVVYGCASQGAPRDRSITLALSNPLATAREEVVTVSVPEDIEVRGKVLKTGFYQSGQGQIECVDLDGNGLVDQLYASIKLGANESVSFDLLKDLIPITDQSQKKTQAELSVMKGGQWNGRKYEGGTGFVNVDHLRVADEHTDHSFDIRYEGPGWENEQIGYRFYLDWRNAMDIFGKKVDTLVLQQVGQDGFDSYHEDSPWGMDVLKAGKTLGIGSIGQFVAGTVEHFEQTDSVLCHITLNGNISSIIDTRYYGWATSVDKMYLESTLKIDTKDRAVEHQIKLDQMVSGFCTGLVKKPDVEKLESLVEANGWAYIATYGQQSLAGDNLGLAIVFNAKDVDYVKEAEKDHVVVFKPTTEKFSYYLLGAWEQEKNGITTKEAFKTYLNGKVERLNNPVIAKVVW; encoded by the coding sequence ATGACAAAGGATAGAAAGACATTTTTGAAGAACATCACATGGGCAGTAGTGGGGGCTTGTGTGGTATATGGTTGTGCATCACAAGGTGCACCAAGAGATAGAAGTATCACGCTAGCGTTGAGCAATCCACTAGCGACAGCCAGAGAAGAGGTGGTCACCGTATCAGTCCCAGAAGACATTGAGGTCAGAGGTAAGGTGCTCAAAACAGGTTTTTATCAATCAGGTCAGGGACAGATAGAGTGTGTGGACCTGGATGGCAATGGCTTGGTGGATCAACTGTATGCCTCCATCAAATTGGGTGCAAATGAATCGGTTTCATTTGATTTGCTCAAAGACTTGATTCCTATCACTGACCAATCACAGAAAAAAACACAAGCTGAACTATCTGTGATGAAAGGGGGGCAATGGAATGGTAGAAAATACGAAGGAGGAACTGGTTTTGTCAATGTGGATCATTTGAGGGTAGCAGATGAGCATACGGATCACTCTTTCGATATCCGATACGAGGGACCAGGATGGGAAAATGAGCAGATAGGCTATCGGTTTTATCTGGACTGGAGAAATGCAATGGATATTTTTGGAAAGAAAGTAGATACCCTGGTATTGCAGCAGGTAGGTCAGGATGGATTTGATTCCTACCACGAAGATTCTCCTTGGGGCATGGACGTGTTGAAAGCAGGAAAGACACTCGGTATCGGTTCGATTGGGCAGTTTGTAGCAGGCACGGTTGAGCATTTCGAGCAAACAGATTCGGTGCTATGTCACATCACGCTGAACGGAAACATTTCTTCAATCATAGATACTCGGTATTATGGATGGGCTACTTCTGTAGACAAGATGTACCTCGAATCTACACTTAAAATAGACACCAAAGACAGAGCGGTAGAGCATCAAATAAAATTGGATCAGATGGTGTCAGGTTTTTGTACGGGTTTGGTCAAAAAGCCAGATGTGGAAAAACTAGAGTCACTGGTGGAGGCAAATGGTTGGGCTTACATAGCTACCTATGGACAGCAGAGTTTGGCTGGGGACAACCTGGGATTGGCTATTGTATTCAATGCCAAGGATGTTGATTATGTGAAAGAAGCGGAGAAAGATCACGTCGTGGTATTCAAACCTACTACCGAAAAATTCAGCTACTACCTACTAGGAGCCTGGGAACAAGAAAAAAATGGTATCACGACCAAGGAGGCATTCAAGACCTACCTCAATGGCAAGGTCGAGCGTTTGAATAACCCTGTGATAGCTAAGGTGGTATGGTGA
- a CDS encoding rhamnogalacturonan acetylesterase produces MKYLLNFLLIVWMSGCQQEPYTLHLVGDSTMADKKDPDRNPEHGWGQVLPEYFGTELQVLNHAVNGRSSKSFMSEGKWEAVKQQLKKGDYVFIQFGHNDQKIKDSLRYTQPYTTYRDCLRTYVMESRALGAKPVLLSSIVRRKFNEQGVLEDTHGAYPFVMRQLALEMKVPFLDMQLRSEQLVSRLGAEEAKKIYLWLNPGESAYLPDGKQDDTHLSNEGAHHIAELAIEEMKEWDFPFLKYLKN; encoded by the coding sequence TTGAAGTATTTACTGAATTTTCTTCTCATAGTATGGATGAGTGGATGTCAGCAGGAACCCTACACCCTTCATCTGGTGGGAGATTCTACGATGGCAGACAAAAAGGATCCAGACCGCAATCCCGAACACGGGTGGGGACAAGTACTGCCTGAGTATTTCGGTACTGAGCTACAAGTACTGAATCATGCCGTCAATGGACGAAGTTCAAAGAGCTTCATGAGTGAAGGTAAGTGGGAAGCAGTAAAACAACAATTGAAAAAAGGGGATTATGTATTCATCCAGTTTGGACACAATGATCAAAAGATAAAGGATAGCCTACGCTACACTCAGCCCTACACTACTTACAGGGATTGTCTACGAACCTATGTGATGGAGAGTAGAGCCTTGGGAGCTAAACCAGTTTTGCTCAGCTCTATCGTGAGACGAAAATTCAATGAGCAGGGAGTGCTGGAAGATACACATGGTGCATATCCTTTTGTCATGCGACAATTGGCCTTGGAAATGAAGGTGCCATTCTTGGATATGCAGTTGAGATCAGAGCAATTGGTGAGTCGATTAGGAGCAGAAGAAGCCAAGAAAATTTATCTCTGGCTGAACCCTGGTGAGTCTGCATACTTGCCTGATGGAAAGCAGGATGATACGCATTTGTCCAATGAAGGTGCACATCACATTGCTGAGTTGGCTATCGAGGAAATGAAGGAATGGGATTTCCCTTTTCTTAAGTATCTAAAAAATTAA